The DNA window AATTATCTTCTCTCTTTCTATTTtcgtttatatattttcttatctatttctttttttctgttttctcgTTAGATTCCCATTGATGCTACgaatttaaaaacacatatacatatgtaaaacatatttattgctCTATGGATGTTTTTAAATAGAGTCATCATACCGAAGTTTCGTtcaattcttttctttttttatttttgtggttATAACcgaaaaatatatgcatgcgTACTACCCCTCCGTTTCCatactataaattttttttagtttgactaaattcatcaatatatatatatatatgtgtgtgtctagatttattaacgcACACATAAATCTATACaagattaaaaagtcttataatatgaaatgagaGGAATACTACACACATAGAGCGCACTGTGCATAATAGAGAGGGAGCAATGATAAGTTCATAAGCATCACTAAGTTTTCAGATGAGAGTGAACATACAAAATTAGCtactatatagaaactttttttataaatattatatgataaacttttatgtagacacttttttatataaaagatgaACCGTTTAGGGTTCAAAAGCGTGCGCACAATAGCTGATGAAAAATCTGAGAACAATCGGGGAAAAGAACCCAACATATGTCTCTGAATTAAAACCAGTATCATGTCTAACATAAGTATATCTTCGCGTCGTTATCAATATGTAGATTATTTCAAGACCTTATCAATGTTCATTTCAACACCTAACTGAGATAGAAAGATGTgtaggtttttctttttgaaaggTGTGGTGAGTGGTTTTTTCCCAGGTGCTACTATGTATTTGTTGCTTCAGCTACACCTTTTTGATGTTCTCTTTCATGGTCACTAATTAATATGCAGAAATCTTGGCTGGAGATAATAGGGGAGTCCAGCTCAAGCTTTGTAATACTTTTCACTGTTGGTGATAGGGAAAACAAATGGAGGAATTGATTagtgaggggggggggggggggaaatCAATTATTTAGGCCCCACAAAGAGTCTCAGAGATCATAATCACGATGACTTGGATCCAACAAAAATCAGTCCTGTTTGGATTGCTTGATGAGATGCTGGTGCAATTAGGCACTTCCAAAAGCTGGACATTCAGAATGGTAGATAGATTCAGTGACCCCAGCAAGATGATCATTTCTGTTATTTAAAGCAGAGTCATCTGTCCGCTCATCCCATGTTGATCAAAGCGCACAACCATTATCTTCCCCCACAAAACCAAACAGTATGGGTAGATTTTCTCCAATAATAATGGCTCCTTTGAATCGAAgaaatttcaaagaaatttcGAAGGATTTTAATCGacagattattttttcctattatctcctttggaacaaaggaatATGGTTGAAAAAATTCTTATGAATTCGCTTTATGCCCTAATTccaaaggaaaataaacatgagCTCCTAtctcatgtttttattttctttgagaAGTACTGTGCACTCTCtcactttctctctctaacactctatttcaaaaaaaaaaacttccactaaaattcttttgttttgtttcctaCAAGCCATCCAAATGaccaaagtttaaaattcctatgtttgGGAATCGTATGGGAATATGAATTGCGTGACATACTGttcttatgtttttcctattctcGCGTCTTTGAAATTCCTGTGTTCCAAATGAGCCCGGAATGTATAATTATAGCGGctgcaataataataaaaataataataattcttCATTGTCGTTGATGTCAATTCACCTGAAAGCTTAGGTTCAGAAAGGGAAGGGTAAAAGTATATACGAGAAAGAAACAACCAACATGACGACTGGGTTTACAATGTGAAAAAAGGAACTTTTCAGAACATAACAAAACTAGTGATGCTGGGACGGTTTTATCTTTTTACGCGGGAAAAAGAGACCAAGTATGTATGATAAAACCGAAAGGTAAAACTGAAAGGTGCATGAATGTTGTTACACCCTTGGCTGTGATAGGCGATGGCGCCACGATCTTCAGATAGGAACAGGCTGGAAAATTCAGAGTTGGGAAACTTTACCCTCCTTcccttcagaaaaaaaaaagaacctgCAGCCGCCTGATTTTCAAGCGATGAAACAATTTCAGTAAACTATCCATGCAAGTGACAGTAAGTTAATTCTAGTTTGCTGGGAgaaatttctgttttttttttcttggttggGTTCTCAAGCTGTATAAATCACAGGAGATTCTGAATCCAGCTAGCTATAACAGTGACTAGTACAAGTAGCAGCACAAAATACGCAGATGGGAGGAGATGGGCTTTGCTTGACAATGCAGGCAGACTTCGCCATCAGCTGCAACTGGCAATACCAAGCAATGGATGGGTGTGAAGAGGACAAGGCAAACCATGTGCCTTGGCAGAGAATTTCTAGGTCAGAAACATGCATGTGTTTGCTTCCCTGAAAACCAAACACAGCAGAAGAATAATTTTGCTAGGCAGTATAGTACAGCTGAGTACTTTGTTGCCACAAGAAAGCAGTAGTAGGTGCTGCTGCACTGTCAAATTAGGCTGAAAAGATGGTATCTTGGCTGCTGTAACAAGGGGTGACACCATCTCAAGTTTGATACTAGACTGATAGCCACACACCATGTGAGGTATCTCTGAAGATGATAGTATTGAAGAAAACCCTCTCCTTTTCTCTGCATCTCAACGTGGGATACAAGCCTGAATTCTTGCTTTGCTAGCCAAGGAGGAGAGTAGCAATTAACAGATACTTTCGGTTCGGCACGCGAACCGAGACGTATTGGGATTTTGTCAAAATTGAAAGGTGCCCAACAATGCATGCCCACCACCTAAAATCTGCCAAAATTCTGCTCCAGctatatcatatcatatcacaAAAAAAGTTCAGAAGATGACGTTTCATGGAATGGAAAGTCTGAAGAATTCCTTGGCTTCCAGTCACTCACAGTGCTTTCTTACCTGGGAACAGCAGCCACAGGGTGACCACCACCGGCAGCAGCAGAAAGTTTTCAGAGAAATTTGCAATCACCACGCCAGGATGCTCTGCACAGAATCTTCAGCATCAATTGGACCATCTTGGATAGGAAACGATCATGCAGCCTGTTTCGATCGACAAATCAAATTGACTTGTAGTAGTACTACAGTATTTAGCTTCTGAATTGCAGATGtgaaatttgcatatttaggccccgtttagttcccaaaattttcgcccaaaaacatcatatcaaatttttggacacctaaatagagtattaaatatagataaattaaaaaactaattacacagctaTGTGAGAAattatgagacaaatcttttgagcctaattagtacatgattagccataagtgctacagtaacccacctgcgctaatgacggattaattaggctcaaaagattcgtctcgcggtttccacgcCAGCTGTgaaattcctttttttattcgtgtccgaaaacctcttccgacatccgatcaaacgtttaatgtgacgtgcaaaaattttcatttcatcaaCTAAACACCCTCTTAGTTTTCCCATCTGGAAGAAGAAGTCTCTTTCAATCTGCGCAGCCGAGTCTTGtcttaataaaaaagaatggcTGGCTGGCATGCAGCGCCGGCCATAGGCAGTCGACACCATCAGATCATTCTGAGATCGAGCTTGAGATAAGCTCATTCTTTCGATTGGCCGGCGGCAATCCATCATTCAGGTCACAATCTTGCCTCAATCTGAATCATCATCCCCAGCAATCCCCTTTTTTACAAGAAAGctgatccttttttttttactttcaatTTTGCACAAACAAGATCTACATTACATAAGAAGAAAGGCCAGGGTCTCTCTCACTGAAAACACAAGGAACCTACAGATCACTATCTCGCAGCACGCAGACGCATCACACAGAACGAGATCACTACAACATAAAAGGCTTCACACTGCAACTCAAGTACTCAGCCGTGTGCCTGAGATGAGCTCAGATCACTCCAAGGACGGGAGGCATACAGAGGAAGAAGAACCTTATCCCTATGAACAACTTAGCTATATACTTACAGGCAGGAGCTACTTGTCTTTCAGCAGGTCTTTATGATCTCAGGCTTCCAGCCCCGCCATACAATCTGCCGGCAACCGAATTTGAATTCTTGAAACCTTCTCTTCAGTGACCCCTTCTTTGTCCGCTTTGCACCTGGTTCAGAGACCGACCCATGGTAGTGCAGAGGAGGCTGTGGCGTGCCGGTCTCAATGCTCTCTACAATCTTCTGAACCATCTCATACACCTCACTCATCTTCGGCCGTGACTTTGGTAGCCGGACAAGACAGCGGTTCGCTACACTAGCCAACTTTGTCATGGACTTGAGGTTGTAGTGCCCCTCTAGCCGTGGGTCTATGATGATGGGGAACCGCTTGATATCAGATATGTATGGTTTCACCCAGTCCAGCAGCTTCTGCTCACCCTTTGGGCGGTTTCGATCAATGGGACGGCGACCTGTGATGAGCTCATAAAGGAGCACGCCATAGCCCCATATGTCACTCTTGGCAGTAAGGCGTCCAGTCTGCATGTATTCAGGTGCTGCATAGCCCATAGTTCCCACAACCTGTGAATTTCAGATGTTAGTTCAGTAACTCAGAGCAAAGAAATTAGGCTTCAAAGTTTAGTACAGGGAGAATCTTCTTGGAAATTTAGTGCAGAGAAAATCTACATATTATatcattatattattatacaaCATACTTAGAATCAACACTTTAAACTGAACTTTCACTACATGGTGTTGGCTTTTCATAAACAAGTGATGGGGTCTGTCTTCCTTTTTAATTTGgcttaaatatatgtatgctgCCTACCTAGCTGCTAGTGCTTCTTGACTGCTTCAGAAACTATGGTATATAAATCAAGTGATCAATTCCCCACCCAAGACTATTCTAAAGTTGGCTGTGGAGCAACTGAGTGTCCACCTTCATTTCTATAAAAAGTGGATCCTGTTGTAAATGTGAAACAGAAACATCTTACTAACTGCATACAAAATCATCATGACTTTCGTTATCTTATCTTCTCTTAGGTCATCATTCATTTTTCCAACTCACCAAGTTAAAAACTACATGGGCTAATACAGTCACAATACAGAAGTGAAAAATGGTTCTTGGTATATAAATGTGCATACCGCTGTAGAGACGTGGGTCAGGCCTTCTGATGGTCCATGCCTAGCCAATCCAAAGTCAGACAACTTTGCATTCCAGTTCTCATCTAACAGAATGTTAGATGTTTTTAAGTCGCGGAAAATAACCTGCATGTGTATCTTAAGTTTAGCGTGACAAATACGGCAGACAAAACCTAAAGGGCATCTTTTGACATTTCGTTGCAGATTGCAAATGATGCAACATCACATAGTATTTCAGATACAACTGGTAGTGGTCTTTATCATCAGAGAGCAAAAGAGTTACCTGAAATTCCATCTCTTCATGCAGATACTTCAGTCCCCGAGCAGCATCGAGAGCTACCTTTAGTCTCATTGGCCATGATAAAGTAGAATTTGACCTACTTGACAAGTGATCATCCACGCTTCCATTAGGCATGTATTCATATACTAGGAGACGCTGTACCCCCCTTTCATCATCTTCAGCGCAGTAGCCAATTAGTTTGACGAGGTTTGGATGCTCTACAATCCCAAGCACATTCAACTCTGTTAACCATTCTTTCTGCCCCTGAAAAACATAACAAACTATTAGAACTAAATAAGAGGATAGGGCTAGATTCCTGCATAAGTGACTTAAAAAGGACTCATCAAGTAAGGTGGTCTTAAAGGAGTTTTCTATGGTATGCTTGACTTGCAAATTTGTGTTTTCTATATGCTGGCACTCATATTCATACCCTATAACAACATGCAAGCAGTAAGCATGGTGTAAATTTATATGGGCGTTCCCTGAAGAAAGTGCTCCTACTGAAAGGTTTCTTCTCTgaagaaaatagaaatgaCGACTATAGAAGTAGAACGAAGTTGCTATGTGCACTGAAATCTTATAATCAATACAGTTCTGAGGAGAAAGAACTTGCCTGAAGTCCTTTACGATTCAACTGTTTAACAGCAATCTCGGTGCGCTCATTTGGTTCATCGGAATTCTTGATGACACCCCTATAAACACATCCAAACCCACCCTCCCCAACCATGAGAGACCGGCTGAAATTGCGTGTGGCATTCTTCAACTCAGAGAAGGAGAACGCCCTGAGGTTACTAGGCCGGTCAGTGAAGCTGGGATACTGTGTCCTCCGTATTGACTCAGCACTCATGTCGGAGACATTCATGGAGTTGAAATCGGAGCCAGACCGGACATCCCGTTCTGTCGATGTTGTGCTCAACGAACGAACAGAGGCCGACTTGTTGACGGGATCCTCCTCTTTGGAATCTCCATGGAAGAAAGGCAGGCACCTCATTGCTGCAATGCAGTGGAACTAATTAGGACTGAATTCATGCTTCCTCCATGCATCCCAAACACAAAATGGAAAATTGGACCGATAAGATCTGGTAGAAACATCTACCAACAACTGTGAGCTAAGAACAGGTATAAAACTATCAGCTACTACTTTCTTGAGATTCCTGActaggaaaaaggaaaatcttCTCCTTGCTTCAAGCAACACTTCTGTACTGAATTAAGGACTGAAAAAAAGGTCGGAAGTCGGAACCTGAATTATGTAAAATGGCACCAGCTAAGACGTGTGAAGGAAAGATCTTATCATGAACTGAAGTATTGCTTGAAGCAAatcttgattaaaaaataaagggtgCATATACACTGTTCCATGATCCAATTACAGTTAGGTAGGGCAAAACTGGACCTTTGCACTTCAGGAACAAAAATTGAGTGCTGAGGGAATTTTGCATTTACAAACAGTATGACAAGGCGAATAGCTGAAACTACACAGAGGCCAGAGCGCAACTAGCCTTAACTAAACTGGATCATCAACCAACCTTAATCCCACCAAAACTTCTGCTACTCCTGACAACAAATCGGCAAGATGTACGAATCCAAAGCCAGCAATCGCGAACAAACAAACAGGTATAGCTATCACCTACTTAGTATACTATACACAACATCtcgacaaaaagaaaagatcataCCTTGCCAATCTTGCAGAGGCGATGATGATCCGAGGACGAAGCACCACCGCCACGGCCCCGCCTACGAGTAGGAGGGATCCTTGCCCGTCTGATCCTGCCAGGAAGCGACGGGGAAAGGGGAGAGAAGAAGGAGGATGAGCGgggagatggagatggggAGGGTCGGAGGAAGAAAGACTTGGACTTTGGGCTAGGCAGCAGTCAAAGTTGGGAGCTTTGGTtcgtgtttagattgagaaaatttttagtaaaattgtcacgttaaatattttatcagttgttgaaaggggttttcggacataaatgaaaaaacgaatttcacgggtagcctggaaaccgcgagacgaatcttttgagcctaattaatctatcattagcacatgttggttactatagcacttatagttaatcatgggctaattaggctcaaaaattcgtctcaacattttttctataactgtacaattagttttttagttcatctatgtttaatgttttatttagatgtccaaaaattcgatgtgatgttttggaaaaaaaatttgggaactaaataaggccttaTTGATTTCCtttctctcacacacacacacctaCTATACTCTAATAATCTCCAGCACAGTGTTATCTTTCATATTCACTATTCCGTCgtgttctaaaatatttcGTGtcgtttagaaaatatttaatgttaagaaaaatatttttattaacttttgaattttaaattgtttagatttttcttgagCACCTGattgacttaaaaaaatgtaacttccaattccaaatatataagcatCTATGCACGTTTGTTCgtaatatatatctagatgataagttgttttttttttaccaagaaTACATAAAATCttgtattttgaaatgaagAGAAAAGGGACTATATTTTCTACGAATTGGAATGAATGCTAAAAGTGTTATATTATTATGCtatgaattttgaattatgaaatacttatattttatattttggagtaAGGGATTATGCAGTTGCACTTACATTCTAGAAGTTATTAAAGTACTAAacttctctttgttttttgtttaagGTTGTGACGTTTGCATCGGAGCGTGGAGAAGAATTCTTCGTCTTTCTCTTTCACTTTGTGAACCAGATGGAAGCAACGCAGCATGATAGGAAGAAGACTGGACTTTGGACTGACGACCTGGTGACGATCAAAACTGAAAATCGGAACGGGATTCATTATTTCTAATTACAGTTTTTATTGTTCATATATACAGTATCTCTCTCAGTTTACAAGGAACAGCATAAGtagggctgcgttcggcagGTCTAAAGATAGGGTAAACCagtgaaaaaaacataataatagattactacatgattaattaattattaattattaaaaaaaataaaaatatattaatatgatttttaaagtaacttttgtatataattatttttataaaaaatatatcgtttaactACGTGTATGCGGAAAATGAGAAAATAGACGTGGAAAATGAGAGAATCTAGATAAATTATCCAGCGTCACGAACAGGACCTAGGTCTCTTTACtggatataaaagtttgaaaaaaaaagcttttttttctttggttggTGGAGATTAGGAAAGCAAAGAAGCAGCCAGGCGCATCAAACAACTACCCCAACTATAATAACTGCGGTTTGGTGTACTCCTTTATCCAAAACCTTAAATTTCCCACTGTACATACTGCTTTAAGGCTGGTATGACCAGcttcaaaaataattagaaaaaaattatattcacatGCTATTGTCTCCTTTAAAAACGTACTAAGCAATtagtaatataaattttgtatgtttCCATGTAAGGATTCTCTGCTttacatttttattcatatcaaaatcttcGGTTCTTCCTTATTCCTTACGTGctcgtcttttcacttttgcttatgcttatgatcCAGAATAACGTTAAatctagagttaattttggggtttttcatcgtagtatATTTTCAACGTATGCTTTTAAATCAATGagaataagtttataaaaaagcttattcataaattattttctgtttgcaaataatcgtttgtttttttaaaaaaacaacaatgctctcctttttttttccatcctgaGTTTAAAAGTAGCCCTAATGATGCGGTAGGAAAAGGGAAAGAGAAAAGGGTAGAGAAGAATTAATGGGAGGAGTCTACGTGTCAGGTCAGGTGGTTAAGACCAATGATGTGTTATGCAAGGGTTCACAAGCTTACTACACTTTATGTTAGTATCGTCATTTGTTAGCTAGTCACATGCAAAGACAAGATCAGTATGATGATTGCCTAGATAACTCCTGAACAAATTCAATCCTGGATCATATGATCATATCAGTGAGCATGTGAGTGAGTGACAGTGAGCATTTAACTAACCTGACACTGCATTTGCATCCATCGTAAGAATTAGAGGTTACTGGTAGGAGTATACTATACTTAacttcagaaaaaaagaaaaaaaacgaaatacGAGGAGTAAAATATtgctactatatatatgcgtTGATTCGAGACACTAGGGACTCGAGAGGAGAAGATAATTAATGGAAGCATCCATGTGTTGATGGAGAGATCGATGACTGTATGAGATCGTGCTGAATTATGACACTATCCGTGATTTCATGCTACTGATATCTGTTAGGTTTAGAATCCGTTTGATTGATAGTGCTCCAAGCTCTCTATGAGCAGACTTTGGAGTAGATCTGCTTAAACTCAACTCTAccattttagtttaatttctcATATCACTTTAACATGCTATAGTCTCATTTTACGTTTagctaaaaatagttttgtaGACCTCTAACTTCAAAGGAGATAAAGGTAGAGCCGGAGTTTTGCCAAACAGGTATCAAGTTTCATGGGATCGAGTGTGTGCATAGTTGTTTAATACTTTGccctttttttaaatatttaatgtcatttacttttaaaatatatattatcattcCTTATAAAAGAAGTATTATGATTTATTGTATTGTTAAAAGTATAAGcatgcattatattttttttgctcttGCTTAAATTCTATAAACAACAAGAATGACCATACGAAGCAATGGAGACAATAGTTTCACAGTACGTGGACCTTGTTGGATCCAGTGGTTAATTAAATATcggggggtgattgtttgtttttttaaaaaaagatccGAAAGACATGTTTGTGAACGAAAACTAATTTGTGAGtaagacatatatatgtgtcctttatgatctaaaaatcaaaacggaaaaataaactataacaaaaaGACTCTAAAacatattctaaatttaatgttaaaaatttaaagtttgacttataagcataagtaaaaatgaaaaaaaaggttgttCGTAGATGAATCGAGTTGTATATGGTATGAACataataaccaacatatgGCAGACGTTATGCGGTCCCAAATCTTATAAAGTGAAGAAGAATATTGCCAAGTTAATTGTGCAAGTACATTGATGAGGAAACGTGGGTGCTGGTACCAGTACCAATACCACTCATGGCATGACCCATGCATATGGGGGTCTCATCtttatacttttatttatgtttagaaatcaaaaattaaaattttaaattaaattgagagttaattttgaagttttttcatgaccagtttatttttcaaaaaaaggcAATCCGTGAGGGTGACAGGCCTATTTGCTCGGTATTAGGGAAAGatctaatattaattaaatatgtagaAGCGAGGCTTTGAACGCAGACTGCCTAGCCCACTGTCTCGTGGAGTTGGCTAGAAGATCCCCGGATGTTTCTCAGTTGCTTCAAATGAAATGTGTAAATGATCCAACCTGGCTGCCCACTGGCCATTAAAGAGAAAAATGTACATTGTACAATGCACATCGACGGATCGAGCCATGGGACACCAACTTCGTGTTATTTCGACGGTAGAATtaacgtgtatatatatatatattgtttatatatgcaaCGATGTAGGGGCACCAcctgcattattttttaactacaGATACACATTAATGCTACTAGCATCGGGTCCACCTCACTCTGGCCACGTTCGGCTGTCCCCTTCGCTGTTAACCCAGATGGACTAATTTGTCACATGTAcactttttaaattgctaaacggtatattttttataaaaaatttaattaaaaagtcatattaatctattttacttttttatataattaataattacttaaTCATACTACGTTTTTTTAACTCAGTCTTCTTTTCCTcacgccgaacgcggcctctcTTACAAACTTTAGTCGGCAGCGGCGTGTTGCTATTTCGAATCGTTGGTTCATAATCCatccattttttgtttgagtgCCATCGCTTTCAGCTGCAGTCGATGAGGCCACGGTGTGAAGCGGACGTGGAG is part of the Oryza brachyantha chromosome 2, ObraRS2, whole genome shotgun sequence genome and encodes:
- the LOC102722649 gene encoding serine/threonine-protein kinase PCRK1-like, which translates into the protein MRCLPFFHGDSKEEDPVNKSASVRSLSTTSTERDVRSGSDFNSMNVSDMSAESIRRTQYPSFTDRPSNLRAFSFSELKNATRNFSRSLMVGEGGFGCVYRGVIKNSDEPNERTEIAVKQLNRKGLQGQKEWLTELNVLGIVEHPNLVKLIGYCAEDDERGVQRLLVYEYMPNGSVDDHLSSRSNSTLSWPMRLKVALDAARGLKYLHEEMEFQVIFRDLKTSNILLDENWNAKLSDFGLARHGPSEGLTHVSTAVVGTMGYAAPEYMQTGRLTAKSDIWGYGVLLYELITGRRPIDRNRPKGEQKLLDWVKPYISDIKRFPIIIDPRLEGHYNLKSMTKLASVANRCLVRLPKSRPKMSEVYEMVQKIVESIETGTPQPPLHYHGSVSEPGAKRTKKGSLKRRFQEFKFGCRQIVWRGWKPEIIKTC